One uncultured Methanobrevibacter sp. DNA segment encodes these proteins:
- a CDS encoding HVO_0476 family zinc finger protein — protein sequence MDCPICGSDDVEILNSKQKSSKKKIMEEYLLRCESCGHVFKDMFSVKKPIPYRLIISEQDKSHKTTIDLSPSDELKVGDVLLSDLGQVEVTSIEVNDKRLKKSKIEDISTIWASSVEIPARIGFSVDLHGDVDSYKLDLDRDFEIAPGDVVKIENHIVKVHVIKTQERKLTSGFAKAGVIRRVYSKPVKFHNFDYDLTKYIFKKTIRE from the coding sequence ATGGATTGTCCAATATGCGGTTCTGACGATGTTGAAATTTTAAATTCAAAGCAAAAGTCATCTAAGAAAAAGATTATGGAAGAGTATTTGCTTAGATGCGAATCATGCGGTCATGTGTTTAAGGACATGTTTTCAGTAAAAAAACCCATACCTTATAGGTTAATTATCTCAGAGCAGGATAAATCTCATAAGACTACTATTGATTTATCTCCAAGTGATGAATTGAAGGTAGGAGATGTTTTGCTTTCAGATTTAGGTCAGGTTGAAGTGACAAGTATTGAAGTAAATGATAAAAGATTGAAAAAATCTAAAATTGAAGATATAAGTACTATCTGGGCATCTTCTGTTGAAATTCCGGCTCGTATTGGGTTTTCAGTAGATTTGCATGGGGATGTAGATTCCTATAAACTGGATTTGGACAGGGACTTTGAAATCGCCCCTGGTGATGTCGTCAAGATTGAAAATCATATCGTTAAGGTGCATGTCATTAAAACTCAAGAAAGAAAGCTTACTTCTGGTTTTGCCAAAGCCGGCGTAATCAGAAGAGTTTATTCAAAACCGGTCAAGTTCCATAACTTTGACTATGATTTAACAAAATACATTTTTAAAAAGACTATTAGAGAATAA
- the hacB gene encoding homoaconitase small subunit: MDIIKGKTWTFGENIDTDVIIPGRYLRTFNPQDLADHVLEGERPDFTKNVKKGDIIVADENFGCGSSREQAPVAIKTAGVDAIVAKSFARIFYRNAINIGLPVIVSDIDAKDGDIINIDLSKGELVNETTGESTTFEPFKEFMLNILEDGGLVNHYLNDKEE, translated from the coding sequence TGATACTGATGTAATCATTCCCGGAAGGTATTTAAGGACTTTCAATCCTCAGGATTTGGCAGACCATGTCTTGGAGGGTGAAAGGCCTGATTTTACCAAAAACGTAAAAAAAGGAGATATTATTGTAGCGGATGAGAATTTTGGTTGTGGTTCATCAAGAGAACAGGCACCGGTAGCCATTAAAACAGCTGGTGTGGATGCAATTGTAGCCAAGTCATTTGCAAGAATATTCTATAGAAATGCAATCAATATAGGACTGCCGGTAATCGTTTCAGATATCGATGCGAAAGATGGAGATATCATTAATATTGACCTGTCAAAAGGAGAGCTGGTCAATGAAACTACTGGTGAGTCAACTACATTCGAACCATTCAAGGAGTTCATGTTAAATATTTTGGAAGATGGTGGTTTGGTTAACCATTATTTAAATGATAAGGAAGAATAA